The following nucleotide sequence is from Acidobacteriota bacterium.
CACGCCGTCTTTGGTGATTTGCGGCGAGCCGAATTTTTTATCAATCACGACATTACGGCCACGCGGGCCGAGCGTCACGCGCACCGCGTCTGACAAAATGTTGACACCTTCCAGCATTGCGCGCCGGGCTTCTTCTCTGAATTTGATCTCTTTTGCCATTGGTTCTCTTTCTCTGAAAATAGGGCAAACCAGCGGTTTGCGGGGTGCTAGGTCGAAAAATCATTTACTGGACTGGCAGTTTGAACTGCCGTGGAATTCTACTTGTCCTCAACGGATGAATCCTGGGGTAAAACAACGGGCCTGAATTTGAAGACAATCAGCCCGATGAACGACCGACACGCACACGCGCGGGTCGCAATAATTTCTCTCCGTATTTATAGCCAGGTTGAAACTCCGCGACGACGTGATTGTCCTGCTCGGGTGGTACAGCGACGATCTCGACAGCCTCGTGAATTTCCGGGTTGAATTCGATCCCTTCACTCACGACCGGCGTCAAGCCGTGTTCGCGCATCTTGTTGTCGAAAAGCAAAGCAGTCGCTTTGACGCCATCCAGCAAAGCGCGGAACTCAGGCTCTTTGGAATCGCTGCGTTCGGCGGCCCAGACGGCGCGCCTGAGATTGTCCAAGGTATCCAACAAGCTCGAGATAATGTCCCCCTTTGCCGTATCCAGCCGCTGATCGTAATTCCGTTGCAGCCGCTGGCGCATACTCGAGGTTTCACTCTCCATCTGTTTTTGCGCTTGGTTGAATTTATCGGACATCTCGCGCAGGGTGCGTTCGGCCTCTTCGCGTTTGCGCTCGGCCTCGGCGAGACGCTCCTGCAATTGCACAAGTTCTTGTTCTTTATCGGCTAATTCCGGGTTCACCGGTTCTCCCTCGGCTGTAAAGCGCCGTTTATCCGTCACGCGCACCCCCGAATTTTCTGCCGATTCTTCATGGTTGTTCGCTGCCGCAGCACTACGAGCGGCTTGGTTCTCGCTGCCATTGGCCATAGCGGCTAAAAGCCTTACCCCCTGTTAAATTCATTTGTTTGAAGTAGTAGAAGGCAATCTACCATCGCGTTTTTGCGAAAGCAAATTTGTCTGACAATAGGAGGAGAGGAGAAGCAGAATGCCCGTTTACTTCCCCTTTTCCTCGCCCTTTAACCCCGCGCGGCGGCGCTTTGCTCAGGCGCAAAAACCATTTGCCCGTGCTCTAAATCACCCTTCACAACCACCGTTTCGCCCGGTTTGATTTCGCCGCCCAGCAATTTCATCGCCAATGGATTTTGGATCAGCCCTTGAATCGCCCGTTTCAAGGGACGCGCACCAAACGTCGGATCGTACCCTTCGCGCGCCAATAACTCTTCCGCCGAAGGATCAAGCACCAACGTGACCTTGCGGTCAGCCAGCAATCGCACCAAAGCTTCAAGCTGAATCTTGATGATTTGCCGCAACTGCTCCAGCCCTAACTGCCGGAAAATGATGACTTCGTCCAAACGGTTTAGGAATTCCGGCTTAAAGTGCCCGCGCAACTGTTCCATTACGTATCCCTGCATCGTCTTTTCATCCGCCGACCATTCCTGAATTTCGCGCGAGCCGATGTTGGAAGTCATGATGATGACGGTGTTCTTGAAATCCACCGTGCGGCCCTTGCCATCGGTCAACCGCCCATCATCCAAAATTTGCAGCAGGATGTTGAACACATCCGGGTGCGCTTTTTCGATCTCGTCGAAGAGCACCACCGAATAAGGCCGACGGCGCACGGCTTCGGTCAAATAGCCGCCTTCGTCATAGCCGATGTAGCCCGGCGGCGCGCCGATCAGCCGCGCGACCGAATGCTTCTCCATAAACTCCGACATATCCAACCGCACCATCGCGTGCTCATCGTCGAAGAGGAACTCGGCCAAGGCTCGCGCCGTTTCGGTTTTCCCCACGCCAGTCGGCCCCAGAAAGATGAACGAGCCAATCGGACGTTTCGGGTCTTGCAAGCCCGCGCGCGCGCGCCGCACGGCATTGGCAACGGCAATCAAAGCCTTGTCTTGCCCAACCACACGCAGGCTCAAACGATCTTCCATCTGGACGAGCTTTTGGACTTCGCCTTCCAGCATCTTCGACACGGGCACGCCCGTCCAACGCGCTACGACTTCGGCGACGTCTTCTTCGGTGACTTCTTCTTTAAGCGTGCGACCGGCCAGTTGCAGTTCCGCCAGCTTGGCTTGATCGGCCTCAAACGCCTTTTGCAATTCGGTCATCTTGCCGTAACGAATCTCGGCCACTTTGCCGTAATCGCCCGCGCGCTCGAACTGCTCGGCTTGGACTTTCAACGCTTCGACTTGTTCTTTTGAACCGCGAATGCGTTCGATGACTTCCTTCTCGGATTGCCACTTCGCTTTCATTGCGCCTGATTTTTCTTTCAAATCGGCAATCTCGCGTTCGACCTTGGCCAAGCGCTCTTTTGAAACGGCGTCTTCCTCGCGCAGCAACGCCTGCCGCTCAATTTCGCGCTGAATGATTTCGCGCTCGACTTCATCAATCTCAGTGGGCAGCGAATCAATCTCGATGCGCAAGCGCGAGGCCGCTTCGTCAATCAGGTCAATCGCCTTGTCCGGTAGGAAACGGTCGGTGATGTAGCGGTTTGAAAGCGTCGCCGCCGCCACAATCGCGGCGTCCTTAATGCGCACCCCGTGGTGAGTCTCGTATCTATCCTTCAACCCGCGCAGGATGGAGATGGTGTCTTCGACATTCGGCTCGCCCACATAAACCTGCTGGAAGCGGCGTTCGAGCGCTTTATCCTTCTCAATGTATTTTTGATATTCGTTGAGCGTCGTGGCACCCACGCAGCGCAATTCGCCGCGCGCCAACGCGGGCTTCAGCATATTCGAAGCATCCACCGCGCCTTCCGCGCCGCCCGCGCCCACCAGCGTATGCAACTCGTCAATGAAGACGACGATTTGACCTTGCGCCTTTTCGACTTCGCGCAGGAAGGATTTCAGGCGCTCTTCAAATTCGCCGCGATATTTCGCCCCGGCCAGCATCGCGCCCAAATCCAGCGAGCACAGCCGCTTGTTTTTCAGCGTTTCAGGCACGTCGCCACTGATGATGCGCTGGGCCAGACCCTCGACGATGGCCGTCTTGCCGACACCCGGCTCGCCGATCAGCACCGGGTTGTTCTTGGTGCGCCGTGACAGCACTTGAATCGTGCGGCGAATCTCATCATCGCGCCCAATCACCGGGTCTAGTTTGCCCTGACGCGCCAATTCGGTCAGATCGCGCGAGTACTTGGCTATCGCCTGGTACTGTTCTTCGGCGTTTTGCGAAGTCACGCGTGCACCCGCGCGCATCCCTTCGATCACTTTCAGCAAGCCATCGCGCGTCACGCCGTGATTGCGCATCAGCTTGCCCGCCTCGCCTTTTTCTTCCACCAAAGCTAACAAAACGTGATCGGTCGAGATGAACTCGTCCTTGAGCTTATCAGCTTCCTTCTGCGCCTTGCTTAAAGCGTCAGTGGTGCGGTTGCTGTAGAAGCGCTGCCCAAAGCCGCTGACTTGCGGAAATTTCTTGATTGCGGCTTCCACTTCAGGCAAGAGCGTTTGCACATTGACGCCAATCTTGCCCAGCATCGGACGTGTCACGCCTTCGGGCTGTTCGATCAGCGCGGCGAGCAAATGCTCCGGCTCGACTTGTTGATGGTTTTGTTTTTCAGCCAGCGCGACGGCTGATTCAATCGCTTCCTGCGCTTTAAGTGTGAACTTGTCTAACCTCATCTCGCTCCTCCTGACACGACAACATCAATCATTTGTGGCATCGGTGGGCCGATTGACCCTTGTAAGCCAGCCTTTTCGCGGCAACCAGCATTGCGCTGATAAAACAGAGAGCCACGAATCGGCGTGAACGAAAAACGAAGAACCCAGCAGCCCGGTCAATCTTACGCTTCGTCTCATCAGGTGCCAATTCGTGGCCGAATAACTCGCCGCGATTTTTGCAATGTGCCCGGGGCCGGAAGTCGCCCTCCGCCCCGGGCCGACCATTTGCCGATGGGTCGAATTAAGCCGCTTGCGCCACGCTTGCAGACGCCCCATTCCCTTTCACTTCAACCTGAATTTGGCGTGCCTTGATCTCTTCACGTTTTGGCAACGTGATGCGCAGCACGCCATTTTTGAACTCCGCCTTGACCTCTTCGACATTCACCGTGTTCGGCAAGGAGAACGTGCGAGAGAAGTTGCCATAGCCACGTTCGACGCGCTGCCAATTGCCTTGCTTGTCTTCGTGCTCGAACTTGCGCTCGCCGCTCAAGGTGAGCTTGTAATTTTCAATCGAAAGCTTGAAATCTTCCGGTTTCACCCCAGGCAAATCCGCTTCGAGCGCAATGCCATTCTGATCCTCGAAAATGTCTACCTGCGGCACCCATTTCCCAGACAACAAGCTGTCCTCAAACTTGGTACCGAGGTGATTGAAGAAACCCGGAAAGGCGGCGTTGAAAGCCCGATTGTAATCTTGCTGCAACGTGCGCAAATCGCTTAAGGGACTGTGTTTGACGATCCAAGACATAATTTTTTCCTCCAAAATTATCCTCAGGTTTTTCCTGAAAAGACTCTCCTGCAAACCCGACCGAACTTCCATTTTCAACTCGCGCCCAGGTCGGTTGGCCGCGTAGCCGTCACAAATTGGCGAGCTATGAACTCGCCTCACTCCTTCCACTCCTACTCGATTCCTCTATTTCAAACTCACTTGCTTTGAGTGCAGCGAGAATATAAAACCTGAGTATCTTCTTGTCAAGAATCTTCTAGTAGAAAATTTAGACTTATCATTTCGCCGAGCGTTTCGTTGTAAACGCAAGGGTGGCTATCGTTTAATTTCCGCCTGGCCAAAGCGGAGCACATTGGCCGCCCCGCTTGCCTGGCAGAAATAAAGACGGCCAGTCGCTGCTAGACATCGAATGCCGCAGCGACTGGCCGTCTACTCGTTTGATTCAACGATTATTGGGCGACGAATTCGGTACCGTTAAACCGGAAGTCCACACTCCGCAGTGCGCCGCCGTTTAAGGCGAACATGCGCAACACCGGCGCTTTCCCTTCCTCGTAACGAACCCCCATGCGTTGAAATTGATCGCCGGCTTTGACCGCCTGCCCGCCTTGATCGGCTTTGAGCATGTACCGCTTGCCGCCGCGCACCACCAGCGCGTGCGTGTCTTTGCCAGTGGCATAGATGACGACCAAGCTGTCGAAACTGCCTTTTTGCACCGCATCGAGCCGCGTTGCATAAACCAGTTGGGCGTCCTTGCCGCCCGCTGATTTGGCCTCGGCCTGCGCCGCTTCCAGATCGGACGAGCTTAGTTTTTTGTTGGCAATCATCTGCGCCTTGCTGGCGACGGCTACCGACAAGAACAGACTGGCACATAACAATAGACTGTAGAAACGTTTCATTTTTCGATCCTCCAAAATTACCTTGGGCATATTTGCCTTTGGGTTTGCCAATAAGCTTGCTTTACTTGACTCAGAACTACTTCAGAAACTACTGGGCATTGACCGCGAGTTGAGCACTGCCCACATTGGCATTCGCATCAAACACGCGGAAAGCCAGCACATGCGGACGCCCATCTGGCAAGGTCACCGAAACTTTGAATTCTTCGCGTTTCGCGTCGGCAATTCCATCGAGCGGATAAACGGCTTTCCAGCCATTGCCATCCAGTTGATATTCAGCCCTACGAATGATGGACGTCGTATCGCTGGCGCGAAACGTGACTTCGACCTGGCGGCCTTGAAACTTCGGCGCCTCGTTGGTCACGGTGGGTGGTGTGTTGTCCAGTTCCACCGATTCTGTTTCCAGTTCGTCACTCAGAGCGATAGTGCCTGGATTTGACAGCCCGTCCGTCGCCACAATTTTGAACACATAGCGCCCATCCGGCAAATCATTCGCGTCCACCGTGTAGTAATTGTCGCGCAAGCCGCTCTTGAGCGGAAAGAATTCGTTGCTGTAGGCGTTGCGGTAAAGCACCGCGTATTCCAACACATCGCCATTGCGATCTTCGGCCTGCCACTGCAAGGAAAGCGCACCGCGTTGATAGACACGACGCGGCGGGATATTCGGCGTCGCACCCAGCACGGCAGGATCAAGCCCAGCCTGCTCGGCGCTATTGTCGCCTTGTGGTTGCGGCAAGGCTTGCAACGCCACGCCAGCGGGCAAGACATTGATTGAAATCAGGCGGGGCGCGACATTGCGTGGTAGGTATGAAACCGTCACCTCGCGCAAACTCGGATCAGGTTTGCCTGCGCTGCGTTTCAGGGTCGCGCGCCATTGCAGGAACCGCGCGGCTGGACTTTTGATTGCTTCCCCATCGGAGTTGGCAATCGCCGCCGACCAATCGCTCCACGTCGAATCGGGCGTGGCAGTATTGCCGCTGCGCGTTTGGATTTCGACCTCGCCCGTGCCCAGCCAGGAAAGGCGGCCCCAGGCAGCGCCGGTCGCCGCTTCGCGTACTGATGATGTGTAAGCGCCGCTCGCACTGGCGTTGTTAGCGCGATAGACCTTGCCCAAATTCGAGGTGATGGCCCAAACATCCTGCCCTGTTTGCAACAGGCGCGACACCTGCGCTTCGGGCAATTGGGCATACATCGCCGGTTTGCGCGCCGATGTGACCGCATAAACGCGCCCCTTTTGCCCTGTGCCGACCAGCGCCGTGAGCTTGTCAGCGACACCGTTGACGGATACCGTGAAAGCCGCCGCATCTTTTGAATCCCACCACACATCGTTGCCGCCATTGCTGTCCAAACGGTACAAGGCCGCTTTGGCCTGGTTGCCAGTCGAGCTACTCGACGAGGAGGTGCTCGAACTGGGGCTATCCAAAACCTGTACATCACTGATCGTGACCGTTACACCACCCTCATCCCCACCGGCGACCGGCGCGGTCGAAATGGGCGTTAAGCTCGCGCTGGCATTGCTGCCCGCGTTGCCGGCGGATTCGGATAAAGCCAGCGCAAAGATTTCGCCATTGCGGCCCACCGCCAATTCGCGAATCTCGCGCTGTGACGAATCGAACAGGGTGTAAGTCTTTCCATCCGGCGCGATGCGTAAAACCAAGCCGCCCGGATCAGTGCCCGCCAACAGGTTGCCTGCGGCATCCATCCGCAAGGCCGTGATATTCGCCTGCGTGGTGTTGACGAAAGGCTCGCCCTTGCCAACACCATTGCCAGCACCATTGCCATCTGGCGTCACGCGAAAGATCACGCCTTTATCGCCGGTGCCTACATACAGACGACCCTGCGCGTCGAAGGTCAGCGACCAGATGTACTTCGACTTCGGCTCGAAAAAGACTTTCGCTTCGCCACTTGGCGTGATGCGGTAAACCTTGCCATCCGGCGCAGTGCCTGCATAAACATTGCCTTGCCCGTCCAGCGCCAGCGCCATCACGTCCAGTTCACCGGTTTTATACAGCAAGGCGCCTTTACCGCTGGCGTCTATCTTAAAGACGCGGCCTTCGTGACCAGTGCCCAGATACACATTCCCGCGCGCATCGGCCACCGCTGACCAGATATAAGCTTGTTTGGTATCGAAGACTTCGTTGAATTGCGGCGCCAGCGTCAGCGTGCCGTTGTCAGCGATGGCCACGCCTCGGGCCTCACCTTTTTCGATTTCAGCGCGGGTGTTGACGCGCCAGAAAACCGGGCCGCTGGCTGAAACGGTCGCCAAAGTAAAAACAACAAAAATCAGGGTAAGCAGAAAGCTACTGGATTTACGCATGTAGTGATTGTCAGTCGTCTCGGTTGTCAGTGCCGGCTAAAGTTCCAATTGAAAGCGTAACGCGGCGTTGATTTGTGTCTGTAGAATAAGGTCGGTCAAGTGACCCAAATGCCGAATAAATCGTTGTTTGTCGAGTGCTCTGATTTAATGACACATGACGATGGATTCATTTGGCAATCCACTCGTGCCAGCCGGTATCAATGCTTCATTACGATAAAGCGTGCGGCCGGCCTTACGCGAAGTGATCGGTAAAACGTCCACGATTGGCATGATTTGGTTGAACGTGCTGCGGCTAATCACCAGCACGGCGCGCGTCTTTCCTTGCTCAGAGCCGCGGATCGGATCAAGCTGCGCCAACCAAATCTCCCAGCGCCTGAAATTCATAAAGTCTTCGAGTCAAAATCCGCGTACTTGAAATCGTCCATCACCTCGTACAGGTCCGCCATAAATAGTGGGTCATTCGCCGCTGCGCGGAACTCAGCCAATTCGCGGGCCGTTTCGTCAGCCGGCATGGCAACAGGGCTTTCTTGAAAAAGTACGATGACTTCGGCCTGCGTCTCGACGACCGCCTCCGGCGGCAGGCAAATACGCAACTCGCGATCTGCGGGCACTCTGATGTGTTGCTCGACAGCTTGCATAACTGCAACTCCAAAGTCTTGCCATTAATTGTTCACCACATTGACTGTCAGCGTGCGTTGCCCCGCGATCACAAATTCGGCGGGCGGCAGTTCCTGTTCCAGAACCGTCACCGCACGCAGCAGTGTGTAACCGCCCGTCGTGCGGTCAGACCCCAACGTCGCCAGCACGGAGGGCGGCAGGTTTGGCAATTCTTCGTTATTGATCACCGCGCCGGTTTCACTGCGCGCCAAGCGCACATAGAGGCGATCCGCTTTGCGGAGCTTGTTCAGCTCGCGCACCAATTGCGCGAGCGATTTGGGCGTGAAGCCCGTGCGCGGTTCGCTGGCTTGCAGCGCCGCGCCATCGCTGACGATCACCTGCAATTGGCCGAGCGGCGCATCCGCCGGGATTTGCACGGGGATGCGTTCGAGGAATTCCGCGCCGCTTTCGGTGCGCGCGAAGGCCTGGATTTCCAGTTTCTCGCCGCGTTTGACTTCGGTCTGGTTGATCCAGAGGCGATCCAGACTGCCGCGTTTGCGCGCATCACGCGAAGTGATGTCGAGTTTCACGCCTTCGATGGTCATGCCTTCAAAGCCGCTGTTGAGCAATGCATTCAGGGGTTGTGAAATCGCCAATGCCGCCGCCAAGGGCGCATTCATCGAAGTCGAGAGCCGATTTTCCAGCATGATCTCCGGCTGATCTTTGACCTTGATGCGATTGCGAATCTGCAAGGTCGAATCGCCCAGCGTGCGCTCGGTCGAACCAATTGTCGCGAGCACCGTCATTTGCGTCAGCACAGGCGTCAAGAAACGGTCAATTACCATCTCGAATTTGTAGTTCTTGTGTTCGCCCCGGCTGGTCTGCAAATTGATCTCGACCGGAACCATCCGCGCACTCACGCCCAATTCACCGTAAACGCCAGTCGAACGATCTCCACTAATTGCTCCAACCGTCGCGGTCGGGGAAACGAGCTTAAACGAACTGTTCTGGTTCGCCAGTACCGTGATGACTTCGCCTTCGAGCATT
It contains:
- a CDS encoding nucleotide exchange factor GrpE translates to MNPELADKEQELVQLQERLAEAERKREEAERTLREMSDKFNQAQKQMESETSSMRQRLQRNYDQRLDTAKGDIISSLLDTLDNLRRAVWAAERSDSKEPEFRALLDGVKATALLFDNKMREHGLTPVVSEGIEFNPEIHEAVEIVAVPPEQDNHVVAEFQPGYKYGEKLLRPARVRVGRSSG
- the clpB gene encoding ATP-dependent chaperone ClpB, translated to MRLDKFTLKAQEAIESAVALAEKQNHQQVEPEHLLAALIEQPEGVTRPMLGKIGVNVQTLLPEVEAAIKKFPQVSGFGQRFYSNRTTDALSKAQKEADKLKDEFISTDHVLLALVEEKGEAGKLMRNHGVTRDGLLKVIEGMRAGARVTSQNAEEQYQAIAKYSRDLTELARQGKLDPVIGRDDEIRRTIQVLSRRTKNNPVLIGEPGVGKTAIVEGLAQRIISGDVPETLKNKRLCSLDLGAMLAGAKYRGEFEERLKSFLREVEKAQGQIVVFIDELHTLVGAGGAEGAVDASNMLKPALARGELRCVGATTLNEYQKYIEKDKALERRFQQVYVGEPNVEDTISILRGLKDRYETHHGVRIKDAAIVAAATLSNRYITDRFLPDKAIDLIDEAASRLRIEIDSLPTEIDEVEREIIQREIERQALLREEDAVSKERLAKVEREIADLKEKSGAMKAKWQSEKEVIERIRGSKEQVEALKVQAEQFERAGDYGKVAEIRYGKMTELQKAFEADQAKLAELQLAGRTLKEEVTEEDVAEVVARWTGVPVSKMLEGEVQKLVQMEDRLSLRVVGQDKALIAVANAVRRARAGLQDPKRPIGSFIFLGPTGVGKTETARALAEFLFDDEHAMVRLDMSEFMEKHSVARLIGAPPGYIGYDEGGYLTEAVRRRPYSVVLFDEIEKAHPDVFNILLQILDDGRLTDGKGRTVDFKNTVIIMTSNIGSREIQEWSADEKTMQGYVMEQLRGHFKPEFLNRLDEVIIFRQLGLEQLRQIIKIQLEALVRLLADRKVTLVLDPSAEELLAREGYDPTFGARPLKRAIQGLIQNPLAMKLLGGEIKPGETVVVKGDLEHGQMVFAPEQSAAARG
- a CDS encoding Hsp20/alpha crystallin family protein encodes the protein MSWIVKHSPLSDLRTLQQDYNRAFNAAFPGFFNHLGTKFEDSLLSGKWVPQVDIFEDQNGIALEADLPGVKPEDFKLSIENYKLTLSGERKFEHEDKQGNWQRVERGYGNFSRTFSLPNTVNVEEVKAEFKNGVLRITLPKREEIKARQIQVEVKGNGASASVAQAA
- a CDS encoding type II toxin-antitoxin system PemK/MazF family toxin — protein: MNFRRWEIWLAQLDPIRGSEQGKTRAVLVISRSTFNQIMPIVDVLPITSRKAGRTLYRNEALIPAGTSGLPNESIVMCH